From Chryseobacterium joostei, the proteins below share one genomic window:
- a CDS encoding type VI secretion system Vgr family protein: MFQDDKNLPKSGADSTKENIATNIQEIATNIPTSNKVLSNIKTAGSLAQSFMNQPLIPTAPTIIKNKVWAQQPTSKIFNAEGIPENAIVGINRVVRLDIHVEGKAIKYFKHFKLVQSATKHHDFELILAHDTFGNPENHNLEEAQNLLGKRITVVFKYKDVEDGPERNFVGVITEVGFSQEKGSLGNLVLSGSSPTILLDAAPHIQSFGGAQPMSLNSIATEVIKQGLGHGKFDFRVDAKQGNVPYSSQYEETHYNYLARIAEAYGEQFFYDGEVLHFGQLPPQEKPVKLTYGSNLTDIKVKMKAQHVNPSFYGYNSSKNEKFKGGDSKINHTSDIAKRAYEISERTFQTPSLRVAPIRASSFMDIDASQKGTAGSKASEVFVTSGNTTVPFLYPGCLADVEMRKTDSNDTSYFTKLMLIEVTHEVDARGYYDGSFQAIAADTGYIPRPEFTIPVAEPQFGKVISNTDPENQGRVQVQLDWQSGQNTTEFIRVMSPDAGSSEKVGKNRGFMSIPEVGDQVIVNFVHLHPDRPFVMGGMYHGGIGAGGGEGNNVMSFSGRSGAELKYDNGAGSMNLKDQGGANMHFDGAGNATTNANTNHTVNAGSTNVINVGGKDGGGANSMLKMDASGNITLECDKKITLKTGKSSITLNTDGTILINGKAVGVGGTDGVGIKGGKTITVNSPKNHIAGETKMDGGDVFVN; the protein is encoded by the coding sequence ATGTTTCAAGATGATAAGAATCTTCCCAAATCAGGAGCAGATTCAACAAAAGAAAATATTGCAACGAATATCCAAGAGATAGCAACCAATATTCCAACTTCCAATAAAGTGCTATCAAATATTAAAACTGCGGGTAGTTTAGCTCAAAGTTTTATGAATCAGCCTTTGATTCCCACTGCTCCAACAATAATAAAGAATAAAGTTTGGGCACAGCAGCCCACTTCAAAAATATTTAATGCTGAAGGTATCCCAGAGAATGCGATAGTCGGAATCAACCGGGTTGTAAGACTTGATATCCATGTTGAAGGGAAAGCAATTAAATATTTTAAGCATTTTAAATTGGTTCAGAGTGCGACAAAACATCATGATTTTGAGCTTATTCTGGCTCATGATACATTTGGCAACCCAGAGAACCATAATCTTGAAGAAGCGCAGAATCTCCTTGGCAAAAGAATTACTGTTGTATTTAAGTATAAAGATGTAGAAGATGGGCCTGAAAGGAATTTTGTAGGAGTTATTACAGAAGTTGGCTTTAGCCAAGAAAAAGGAAGTTTAGGAAATCTTGTATTGTCCGGCTCCAGCCCAACAATATTGTTAGATGCAGCTCCACATATTCAAAGTTTTGGTGGGGCCCAGCCTATGAGCCTGAATAGCATTGCTACGGAGGTAATTAAACAAGGCTTGGGACATGGTAAATTTGATTTTAGAGTAGATGCAAAGCAGGGTAATGTGCCTTATAGTTCTCAATATGAAGAGACTCATTACAATTATTTGGCAAGAATTGCTGAGGCTTATGGTGAACAATTTTTCTATGATGGTGAAGTACTGCATTTTGGTCAGCTGCCACCACAGGAGAAGCCTGTAAAGTTGACCTATGGAAGTAACCTGACTGATATTAAGGTTAAGATGAAGGCTCAGCATGTTAATCCTTCGTTCTATGGCTATAACAGTAGCAAAAATGAGAAATTTAAAGGTGGAGATTCAAAAATCAATCATACTTCTGATATAGCAAAACGAGCCTACGAGATCTCTGAAAGAACATTTCAAACACCGTCTTTAAGAGTTGCTCCGATAAGAGCATCTTCTTTTATGGATATTGACGCTTCACAAAAAGGAACAGCAGGCAGTAAAGCATCAGAAGTTTTTGTTACTTCTGGAAATACAACTGTTCCATTTCTATACCCTGGCTGCCTCGCTGATGTTGAAATGAGAAAGACGGATTCTAATGATACATCATATTTTACCAAATTAATGCTGATTGAAGTGACTCATGAAGTAGATGCAAGAGGTTATTATGATGGTTCATTTCAGGCAATAGCTGCTGATACCGGTTATATCCCTAGACCAGAATTTACTATTCCTGTTGCAGAACCACAATTCGGGAAAGTAATTTCCAATACAGATCCAGAAAATCAGGGACGTGTACAGGTTCAACTTGACTGGCAAAGTGGGCAGAATACCACTGAATTTATAAGAGTAATGTCTCCTGATGCAGGAAGCAGTGAAAAGGTTGGAAAAAATCGTGGATTTATGTCCATTCCCGAAGTCGGAGACCAAGTCATCGTAAACTTTGTTCATCTCCATCCAGACCGACCTTTCGTTATGGGAGGAATGTATCATGGTGGTATTGGAGCTGGTGGTGGGGAAGGAAATAATGTTATGAGTTTCAGCGGACGAAGTGGTGCTGAACTAAAATATGATAATGGTGCCGGGTCCATGAATCTGAAAGACCAAGGTGGTGCTAATATGCATTTTGATGGTGCAGGAAACGCTACAACCAATGCAAATACCAACCATACTGTAAACGCTGGTAGTACAAATGTTATCAATGTAGGTGGTAAAGATGGGGGAGGGGCCAATTCAATGCTTAAAATGGATGCAAGTGGAAATATCACTTTAGAATGTGATAAAAAAATCACTCTTAAGACAGGAAAAAGCAGTATAACTCTGAATACCGACGGAACAATTCTCATAAATGGTAAGGCCGTAGGTGTTGGCGGAACCGATGGTGTAGGAATTAAAGGAGGCAAGACCATAACAGTAAATTCCCCTAAAAACCATATTGCAGGAGAAACTAAAATGGATGGAGGAGATGTATTCGTTAATTAA
- a CDS encoding PoNi-like cognate immunity protein, producing the protein MIRDKIKDSNYFEKYIQQTIDRKSKYIGKIESLENPQQGYVNSAVTLDLFTRNILISKYSNGDSIENIAIDYQESLKWFELVYNSRSFYVQLLWMISIGILLDINEEQFNKLVHLIKEDNPDDYLVDFFLSNRIEVKNIHDSFRFPIPYKALYEVIILAQDNRKNDAILRLKKYLDTEWYKGHSDSGWYDNHKSKHDTYAGYWSFESAALVKILQLDDASLKEQQYYPYDLVHWKD; encoded by the coding sequence ATGATAAGAGATAAAATAAAAGATAGCAATTATTTTGAAAAATATATTCAACAGACAATTGACAGAAAAAGTAAATATATTGGTAAAATAGAAAGTCTTGAAAATCCACAACAAGGGTATGTCAATAGTGCTGTTACTCTTGATTTATTTACAAGGAATATATTGATAAGCAAATATTCCAATGGAGATTCTATTGAAAATATAGCAATAGATTATCAAGAATCATTAAAATGGTTTGAACTAGTTTATAATTCAAGGTCGTTTTATGTTCAACTATTATGGATGATATCTATTGGTATTTTGTTAGATATAAATGAAGAGCAATTCAATAAGCTGGTACATCTTATTAAGGAAGATAACCCTGATGATTATCTTGTAGATTTTTTTCTAAGCAATCGAATCGAAGTTAAAAATATCCATGACAGTTTTAGATTTCCTATTCCCTATAAAGCTTTGTATGAGGTGATTATCCTTGCTCAGGATAACAGAAAAAATGATGCTATACTTAGACTGAAAAAATATCTTGATACAGAATGGTATAAAGGTCATTCAGATTCTGGGTGGTATGATAATCATAAAAGTAAGCATGATACTTATGCAGGATATTGGAGTTTCGAGAGTGCTGCTTTGGTGAAAATCCTTCAGTTAGATGATGCTTCTTTAAAAGAACAGCAATATTATCCCTATGATTTGGTACACTGGAAAGATTAA
- a CDS encoding SMI1/KNR4 family protein, giving the protein MEEIIQKLDKYLSTLRPEYYSELNEPLNDTQLDKLEEYYKIEIPKDLRTLYLWKNGQNPNCYEAFVNNSCFIPLHQALYDASELTSMIGFDFEIENWWNENWIPIFQNGGGDSICYDLKGIFTEQKGQLIEFWHADNDRNVIAPTLETFFRKIVDFYETTPKDAFDEYFQIEKIENYPKKFILD; this is encoded by the coding sequence ATGGAAGAAATCATTCAAAAATTAGACAAATATTTATCGACATTAAGGCCTGAATATTATTCAGAACTTAATGAACCTTTGAACGACACGCAATTAGATAAATTAGAAGAATATTATAAAATTGAAATCCCAAAAGATTTACGAACGCTATACCTGTGGAAAAACGGGCAAAACCCCAACTGTTATGAGGCGTTTGTGAATAATTCTTGTTTTATTCCTTTGCATCAAGCCCTTTATGACGCTTCTGAACTTACATCGATGATTGGGTTCGATTTCGAAATCGAAAATTGGTGGAACGAAAACTGGATACCCATTTTTCAAAATGGAGGTGGCGACAGTATTTGTTATGACCTAAAAGGAATTTTTACGGAACAAAAAGGGCAATTAATAGAATTTTGGCACGCCGACAACGACCGAAATGTAATTGCACCAACATTAGAAACTTTTTTCCGCAAAATTGTAGACTTTTATGAAACCACCCCAAAAGATGCATTTGATGAATATTTTCAAATTGAAAAAATTGAAAACTATCCAAAGAAATTCATTTTAGACTAA
- a CDS encoding M23 family metallopeptidase encodes MGKLTIIGNDKPVIGKQEMYSVTTINGWLNPLQPIKNPLQVPKPHWEVMVQTKTGWRKGGSDKEGQMVPYIFGQKSLFHKGIKIIVRQGEDYGELIVHPQRAKEPKITRVELLDANYKPIPKGKKLSYKDTIIARAYCVEMFGMNISFTLWEDDAQGEGHNSTVNALNKINPVPILSRVNEKGMAEAVFRLPFYTMAVMIANARTASGDKSEGSTHEYYVTADVVSKHIQKASPNVNVVNPTHNPEPPRKREVSKGRTPAPAKPKTTPEKPKPKPDGNSAKFPVTTGGKKSDDPQGKILSAEFVDGKGNKLHSSKVGTAVAVKIMAKEMKNKKVKIKIWEEDNFSWTNDLIYEKDWVLVGDTSFVGVLLTKEMFDKAKGIGTDSSRQDYFIEVIHNDISVNSAVMLVSADAEPTKVETGNSATMVKEPKQGKAPSGCICQQYDLVWGNKIDCNERKKVIEVAKNLNIDPNWLMTVMALETIETFRPSIDNGVGYVGLIQFGKDAAVTINTTQDKLIKMSFIEQMFYVEKHLSQNRFKNKFKTLTDLYLAVLYPTASGHGSEPNYVVLHGAAYRSNPLFFKEKGEWEWAYKTNKKGKQIRYKKYTDPNGNTYVWEVAMVAQEVYDRGKGKKEDKFTCGVNKKKPTINETCTKDGSQCFEYNDVIENPKINDQSGIKNHNRYRNEPRKRSDGSEYYHTGTDILTVVGTKVHTMMCGEVVHTRKDLPQDNYVKGYESKTSYGNSITIKSKDKEGKIVYHFYAHLSKVNVKVGQKVKHGEVIGFSGSTGNAMHVDIKYRHVHVEAGTSYSTKGGSDGKQRCKIKADLNPENYMKSKFDKKGNTL; translated from the coding sequence ATGGGAAAATTAACAATCATTGGAAACGATAAACCTGTGATTGGAAAACAGGAAATGTATTCTGTTACTACAATAAATGGCTGGCTGAATCCTTTACAACCTATTAAAAACCCTTTGCAAGTACCCAAACCCCATTGGGAAGTGATGGTACAGACCAAAACAGGTTGGAGAAAAGGCGGAAGCGATAAAGAAGGGCAAATGGTTCCTTATATTTTCGGACAGAAAAGTTTATTTCATAAGGGGATAAAGATCATTGTACGTCAGGGTGAAGACTATGGAGAACTGATTGTACATCCACAAAGAGCTAAAGAGCCTAAAATAACCAGGGTGGAACTTCTGGATGCTAACTATAAACCTATTCCAAAAGGTAAAAAGCTGAGTTATAAAGATACGATTATTGCAAGAGCCTATTGTGTAGAGATGTTCGGGATGAATATTTCTTTCACCCTTTGGGAAGATGATGCTCAGGGAGAAGGACACAATTCTACAGTAAATGCTTTGAATAAAATAAATCCTGTCCCTATTCTTAGCAGAGTAAATGAAAAAGGAATGGCAGAAGCTGTTTTCAGATTACCTTTTTACACAATGGCTGTAATGATTGCGAATGCACGCACTGCATCAGGTGATAAAAGCGAGGGATCTACTCACGAATATTATGTAACGGCTGATGTGGTTAGCAAACATATACAAAAAGCAAGTCCAAACGTTAATGTAGTTAACCCTACTCATAATCCAGAACCTCCAAGAAAAAGAGAGGTTTCTAAAGGGCGTACTCCCGCACCAGCAAAGCCTAAAACAACTCCAGAGAAGCCCAAACCTAAACCTGATGGGAATTCAGCAAAATTCCCAGTTACCACAGGCGGAAAAAAGAGTGATGATCCACAAGGAAAGATCCTAAGTGCTGAATTTGTTGATGGAAAAGGAAACAAACTCCATTCTTCCAAAGTTGGAACAGCTGTAGCTGTAAAAATTATGGCAAAGGAGATGAAGAATAAAAAAGTAAAGATCAAAATATGGGAGGAAGACAATTTCAGTTGGACTAATGATTTAATTTATGAAAAGGATTGGGTGTTGGTTGGGGATACTAGTTTTGTAGGAGTATTGTTAACAAAAGAAATGTTTGACAAAGCCAAAGGAATTGGCACTGATAGCAGTAGACAGGATTATTTTATAGAAGTGATACACAATGATATCTCTGTAAACTCTGCCGTGATGCTTGTGAGTGCAGATGCTGAGCCTACAAAGGTGGAGACTGGGAATAGTGCAACGATGGTGAAAGAACCGAAGCAAGGGAAAGCTCCTTCTGGTTGTATTTGCCAGCAGTATGATTTAGTCTGGGGTAATAAGATTGATTGTAATGAAAGAAAAAAAGTTATTGAGGTCGCCAAAAACCTGAATATCGACCCTAATTGGTTAATGACAGTGATGGCATTGGAAACAATCGAGACTTTTAGACCGTCTATAGATAATGGTGTTGGATATGTAGGTTTAATTCAATTTGGAAAAGATGCCGCTGTAACTATTAATACTACACAAGATAAACTGATTAAAATGTCTTTTATAGAACAAATGTTTTATGTTGAAAAGCATCTCTCACAAAATAGATTTAAAAATAAATTTAAAACTTTAACTGATTTGTACTTGGCCGTATTATATCCAACCGCAAGTGGGCATGGAAGTGAGCCAAATTATGTAGTTTTGCATGGAGCAGCTTATAGAAGTAATCCATTATTTTTCAAAGAAAAAGGAGAATGGGAATGGGCATATAAAACAAACAAAAAGGGGAAACAAATAAGGTATAAAAAGTATACAGATCCAAATGGAAATACTTATGTTTGGGAAGTCGCTATGGTAGCGCAGGAGGTTTATGATAGAGGAAAAGGAAAAAAAGAAGATAAATTTACTTGTGGAGTGAATAAAAAGAAACCCACTATTAATGAAACATGTACAAAAGATGGATCACAATGTTTTGAGTACAATGATGTAATAGAGAATCCTAAAATTAATGATCAAAGCGGTATCAAAAATCATAACAGATACAGAAACGAACCAAGAAAAAGATCAGATGGGTCAGAATATTATCATACTGGAACTGATATTCTTACAGTAGTGGGAACAAAAGTCCACACAATGATGTGTGGAGAGGTTGTACATACTAGAAAAGATCTTCCGCAAGATAACTATGTTAAAGGCTATGAGAGTAAAACTAGCTATGGGAACTCAATAACAATTAAATCGAAAGATAAAGAAGGAAAAATTGTATATCATTTTTATGCTCATTTATCAAAGGTAAATGTTAAAGTTGGCCAAAAAGTTAAACACGGCGAAGTTATTGGGTTTTCAGGAAGTACTGGAAATGCAATGCATGTAGATATCAAATATCGACATGTACATGTTGAAGCAGGAACTAGTTATTCTACTAAAGGTGGAAGTGATGGGAAGCAAAGATGCAAAATAAAGGCAGATTTAAACCCCGAAAATTATATGAAATCTAAATTTGATAAAAAAGGTAATACATTATGA
- a CDS encoding DUF4280 domain-containing protein: MSENSSPHDGKYFVIQKGKAQCNKGNQFPQFKVTSHQKHYWNNKEGQADYLAVTEDDLQFTPPGPSFGQCKLKPSSGGYLPCAFAPAGKWQKSYEKVKVMNKSCITELSELMCTTGGKITIKEHGQTAEITQQNVRNADPKQQQNINPLLDYKEFQDEQEEDVNICE, translated from the coding sequence ATGTCAGAAAATTCATCCCCTCACGATGGTAAATATTTCGTGATCCAAAAAGGAAAAGCCCAATGCAATAAAGGCAATCAGTTTCCACAGTTTAAAGTAACCTCTCACCAGAAACATTATTGGAATAACAAAGAAGGACAAGCGGATTATTTAGCCGTTACAGAAGATGATCTACAATTCACCCCACCAGGGCCTAGCTTTGGGCAGTGCAAGCTGAAACCAAGTTCAGGCGGTTATTTACCTTGTGCTTTTGCTCCTGCTGGAAAATGGCAGAAATCTTATGAGAAAGTAAAAGTTATGAATAAAAGCTGTATTACAGAGCTTTCTGAGCTCATGTGTACAACAGGAGGCAAAATTACGATAAAAGAACATGGGCAAACTGCGGAGATCACCCAACAGAATGTTAGGAATGCAGATCCAAAACAGCAGCAGAATATTAACCCTTTGCTTGACTATAAAGAATTTCAGGATGAACAGGAAGAAGATGTAAACATCTGCGAATAA
- a CDS encoding beta strand repeat-containing protein — protein sequence MKKTQFFHFFVIFLLLISASLYAQNITLLGSTTTKASGSGGGGVPPSLSWNIPAGSNRVMVVTYWFERDHRPTPFGDNYPSGNYGQDYIPPTVSGIAMTGTSNRYTYSRNDLTAATLTNAHFSTLMQRNILTDANGLPTGNATIAFPNINLPKDPGDELIVHIEVYANVSSATNYDLGGSSWGNDNSNANSFTYSSIPTQTQIGRSNSEVVYTAFAGITKDETFSITPAAWLSSTNTNVTNTGGSAFTAVNNEPDGIRSGTYYSTGNASAPSMTLTRPSSNAIFGVRLNFFALLPLAKPSVSGTVYKDTDGATNINGTGDNAGGLYVNAVGSDGKVVYSAAVASNGTFTIPAGYVTEGSTYTFQLSKNQGTIGATAPAKQLPTGWVTVGEATSATGNDGTADGTISLDIDATAVAGLRYGINDTSTPVTCTGGTANIPRSGTVTVNGVTINTSYTGLVGSYPSNYNSSCSSTIGLSANSLFVGGPGNILPNSTTKWSITLNFNKPVNDLIIVLGATGNLQSENFIFNSNGGAVSITAGTNCYSTISGNTIISGNGAPNTSGGGGGYFRISAPSAYTQLTINGDGGSDGSLMALCSLSITPAAVCNAGTTAPAVQNLSNVCPATTIDLTNAHTGTVPAGAALAWFTNNAHTGTALSGTQITQAGAGTYYAFYYDSVNACYSPASTPVTVTISVCPTLCSPTAFLSQDQTLYKIDTSTNPFTYTAIGTANVGGTGSPQAYNGTGYNSMDGYLYAVRGELPASNGGPAERYLIKIDPNTGQMVGVPRQIVNTNGNQIVTGPYVNGDFDTSGNYYIKTANNIGVYKVNVATAIAQSIPFNPSVNVSSSDIAYNINDGLFYGVSQLGSGENQLFKFDPANGNIVFIGTPFDNVGVFGAMIGANGKIYGATNGGEFYQFDLITGRPTLISGAPASINNDGANCPTNDLIFSADPYITKTDNTATYIAGTTTTYTIEAGNNGPFGMIGALVQDSVPAGIPAANMSYSVPVLTGGATTSITGIQTGALSDVVSLPVGATITYTVTVNIPAGFTGNLTNTATITSPPSVPDTNTANNTVTDTDTQALATLCSSEVFLSRTGAPSTTQLFGVNFSTGNPSGLNAVGGNAPYVYNGMAHNPKDGFIYAMDQNGPNLLKINPGTGVVTNLGTVPGLVSGLYAGEIDNNGIYYISGGSNRLYKIDLTVTPLAATSVLYSGGVSPGYLDLGYNVNDGFLYGISGSTLNRIDPANGNITTIGTATHPGTYGGMIGANGDIYGVLNAGGIHKFNITTGVHTVVTTISSGSGADAAHCVTSPLVFDANLSVTKNDGTLNYVPGSTTIYTIVVKNNGPFGLQDAKVSDLVPAGIPAANVSYTAVVSAGSSTNVTGTMTGAINDLVSLPKDGTVTYTVTVNIPASFTGDLVNTVTVTPPINVNDTDMTNNTATDTDSGVCYRDPVTTGTTAGTKVGITLLKRAGTDNADNWPMVRKGGHIALESNTQGFVVTRIAKADLGNITAPQEGMMMYDTTDKCLKIYSDGLWKCFSTPACP from the coding sequence ATGAAAAAAACACAATTTTTTCACTTTTTTGTCATATTTCTGCTGTTGATCTCAGCAAGTTTATATGCGCAAAATATAACATTGCTGGGAAGCACAACGACCAAAGCCAGCGGAAGTGGAGGGGGAGGTGTTCCTCCTTCGCTGAGCTGGAATATTCCCGCAGGTAGCAATAGGGTAATGGTAGTGACTTATTGGTTTGAAAGGGATCATAGACCAACACCCTTTGGCGATAATTATCCATCTGGAAATTATGGACAGGATTACATTCCTCCAACGGTAAGTGGTATTGCAATGACGGGGACATCCAATAGATATACTTATTCAAGAAATGACCTTACAGCAGCAACTTTGACCAATGCTCATTTTTCAACACTCATGCAAAGGAATATACTGACCGATGCAAATGGGTTGCCTACAGGTAATGCTACCATAGCATTTCCCAATATTAATCTTCCAAAAGATCCGGGCGATGAACTGATTGTGCATATAGAAGTATATGCTAATGTGAGTAGTGCAACAAACTATGATTTGGGGGGAAGCTCTTGGGGAAACGATAATAGTAATGCAAATAGCTTTACCTACTCATCAATTCCTACCCAAACACAGATAGGGAGAAGTAATAGTGAGGTTGTATACACAGCATTTGCAGGAATTACCAAAGATGAAACATTCAGTATAACGCCTGCTGCATGGCTTAGTAGTACCAACACTAATGTAACCAATACGGGAGGAAGTGCCTTTACTGCTGTTAATAATGAGCCGGATGGAATAAGGTCTGGTACCTATTATTCTACAGGAAATGCCTCAGCTCCTTCTATGACTTTAACACGACCTTCTAGTAACGCTATTTTTGGAGTACGTCTCAATTTTTTTGCATTGTTACCATTGGCAAAACCATCAGTGTCCGGTACAGTGTATAAAGATACCGATGGTGCCACCAACATCAATGGGACAGGCGACAATGCCGGAGGTTTGTACGTTAATGCTGTGGGAAGCGATGGAAAAGTGGTGTATTCTGCAGCTGTTGCCAGCAACGGAACATTTACGATACCTGCCGGTTATGTTACTGAAGGAAGTACTTATACTTTTCAATTAAGTAAAAACCAGGGGACAATAGGTGCAACTGCACCTGCCAAACAGCTTCCAACAGGATGGGTAACCGTAGGTGAAGCTACTTCTGCCACGGGTAACGATGGTACTGCGGACGGAACGATAAGTTTAGACATTGATGCTACTGCTGTAGCAGGGTTGCGATATGGGATTAATGATACATCTACTCCTGTTACCTGTACCGGTGGTACTGCCAATATACCAAGATCCGGTACTGTAACAGTAAATGGAGTCACTATCAATACATCTTATACCGGACTTGTAGGTAGCTATCCCTCTAATTATAATTCCTCTTGTTCAAGCACTATTGGTTTATCTGCTAATAGCTTATTTGTGGGTGGCCCAGGTAATATTTTGCCTAATTCAACTACCAAATGGAGTATTACATTAAACTTTAATAAACCTGTTAATGATCTAATAATTGTTCTTGGTGCTACTGGTAACCTCCAGAGTGAAAATTTTATATTCAACTCAAATGGTGGAGCCGTTTCAATTACAGCAGGGACTAATTGTTATTCAACAATTAGTGGAAATACCATTATATCAGGCAACGGCGCACCTAATACAAGTGGCGGTGGTGGTGGATACTTCAGGATATCTGCACCATCAGCATATACCCAGTTGACGATTAATGGAGATGGGGGCTCCGATGGAAGCCTTATGGCGCTTTGTAGTTTATCTATTACTCCTGCTGCTGTTTGTAATGCGGGAACTACAGCTCCGGCAGTACAAAACTTGTCCAATGTATGCCCTGCTACAACGATAGATCTTACTAACGCTCATACAGGTACGGTGCCTGCTGGTGCAGCCTTAGCCTGGTTTACCAATAATGCGCATACAGGTACAGCACTTAGCGGTACACAAATTACACAGGCGGGTGCAGGAACTTATTATGCGTTTTATTACGACAGCGTAAATGCTTGCTATAGTCCGGCTTCTACTCCTGTAACGGTGACAATTTCAGTTTGTCCTACACTTTGTAGTCCTACTGCATTCCTTTCGCAAGATCAAACTTTGTATAAAATTGATACTTCTACCAATCCTTTTACCTATACTGCTATAGGAACAGCCAATGTTGGAGGAACAGGAAGCCCTCAAGCATATAATGGGACGGGTTACAATAGTATGGATGGATATTTATATGCAGTAAGGGGAGAACTCCCTGCTTCAAATGGTGGTCCGGCAGAGCGTTATTTAATAAAAATAGATCCGAATACTGGCCAAATGGTAGGGGTTCCAAGACAAATCGTAAACACAAATGGTAATCAAATTGTTACTGGCCCATATGTTAATGGAGATTTTGATACCAGCGGAAACTATTATATTAAAACTGCTAATAATATTGGAGTGTATAAAGTTAATGTAGCGACAGCAATAGCACAGAGTATTCCTTTCAACCCGTCTGTTAATGTAAGCTCTTCTGATATAGCTTATAATATTAATGATGGATTGTTTTATGGTGTTTCCCAGTTAGGTTCTGGCGAAAATCAATTATTTAAGTTTGATCCGGCCAACGGAAATATTGTTTTCATAGGAACCCCATTTGATAATGTTGGCGTGTTCGGAGCAATGATCGGGGCTAACGGAAAGATATACGGGGCAACAAACGGTGGGGAATTTTATCAATTTGATCTTATAACAGGGCGGCCTACTCTTATTTCAGGGGCTCCTGCCAGCATTAATAACGATGGTGCAAACTGCCCTACCAATGATTTGATTTTTTCCGCTGATCCTTATATAACCAAAACTGACAATACGGCTACTTATATAGCCGGTACAACTACTACATATACGATAGAGGCTGGAAATAATGGTCCTTTCGGTATGATAGGAGCGCTTGTTCAGGACAGTGTTCCGGCAGGTATTCCTGCTGCGAATATGTCTTATTCCGTACCGGTATTGACAGGAGGTGCAACAACCAGCATTACCGGCATCCAGACTGGCGCTCTCAGTGATGTGGTAAGTCTTCCTGTAGGTGCTACAATTACCTATACCGTTACTGTAAATATTCCGGCAGGTTTCACAGGAAACCTTACCAATACGGCAACGATTACATCTCCGCCTTCAGTACCTGATACTAATACAGCTAACAATACTGTTACCGATACCGATACACAGGCTCTTGCTACGCTTTGTAGCTCTGAAGTATTCTTATCAAGAACAGGAGCACCGAGTACTACTCAACTATTTGGAGTGAACTTTTCTACTGGCAATCCCTCTGGCCTTAATGCGGTAGGTGGTAATGCACCATACGTTTATAACGGGATGGCGCATAACCCAAAAGACGGTTTTATATATGCGATGGATCAAAACGGTCCTAATCTTTTGAAAATAAACCCAGGGACAGGGGTTGTGACAAATTTAGGAACGGTCCCTGGTTTAGTTTCCGGACTATATGCGGGAGAAATAGACAATAATGGAATCTATTACATATCGGGAGGAAGTAACAGATTATATAAAATTGATCTTACAGTTACTCCTTTGGCAGCAACATCTGTTCTTTATTCAGGAGGAGTATCTCCGGGCTATCTTGATCTCGGCTATAATGTAAATGACGGCTTTTTATATGGTATATCCGGTAGTACATTAAACCGCATCGATCCTGCAAACGGAAATATAACAACGATAGGAACAGCAACTCATCCGGGCACATATGGAGGAATGATAGGGGCTAACGGAGATATTTACGGTGTCTTAAATGCAGGAGGAATTCACAAATTCAATATAACAACCGGGGTACATACGGTGGTTACCACTATATCAAGTGGTAGTGGTGCAGACGCTGCTCATTGTGTTACATCCCCACTTGTTTTTGATGCTAATCTGTCTGTTACCAAAAATGACGGAACACTTAATTATGTTCCTGGTAGTACGACTATTTATACAATAGTGGTAAAAAATAACGGACCTTTCGGCTTGCAGGATGCGAAGGTTTCAGACCTGGTTCCTGCGGGAATTCCTGCGGCTAACGTTTCCTATACAGCAGTTGTTTCTGCAGGAAGCAGCACAAACGTAACGGGAACTATGACAGGAGCAATTAATGATCTTGTGTCATTACCAAAAGATGGTACAGTGACCTACACAGTTACCGTAAATATTCCTGCATCCTTCACTGGGGATCTTGTGAATACCGTTACTGTTACGCCACCTATAAATGTCAACGATACTGATATGACCAATAATACGGCTACGGATACGGATTCCGGTGTATGTTACAGAGATCCTGTGACTACAGGAACTACAGCTGGCACCAAAGTAGGCATTACCTTACTGAAAAGAGCAGGAACAGATAATGCAGATAACTGGCCTATGGTAAGAAAAGGCGGACATATCGCTTTGGAGTCCAACACCCAGGGATTTGTAGTAACCAGAATTGCAAAAGCAGATTTAGGTAACATCACGGCTCCTCAGGAAGGGATGATGATGTATGACACGACTGATAAATGTCTGAAAATCTATTCAGATGGTTTATGGAAATGTTTTAGTACACCGGCTTGTCCATAA